In Dysgonomonadaceae bacterium zrk40, one genomic interval encodes:
- a CDS encoding RNA-binding S4 domain-containing protein, which translates to MTTNNEESRPKRQFFSANNERHASPNRNYGNERRPNQEGSRSTGRPYNKPYDRQSSDRPYDRQSSDRSYDRQSSDRNYNRQPSERSYNRNWEDAPQGNSYGNQEGAPRKRRPRVGERPAPQRRGPGGPQQGNRSWGGPSQQRNDQSTMGPGGKRLKKKKPFKQIKYKESADPNAPIRLNKYLANAGICSRREADEFITAGVVKVNGEVVTELGTKITRADEVMFHNQPVRLESKVYVLLNKPKGFVTTTDDPENRKTVMELVKSACSERIYPVGRLDRATTGVLLLTNDGDLASKLTHPKYEKRKIYQVWLDKPVVMEHMQAIADGIELEDGEIHADAISYVTEEDLTQVGIEIHSGKNRVVRRMFEKLGYRVLKLDRVYFAGLTKKKLSRGKWRYLSEQEVNMLRMGAFD; encoded by the coding sequence ATGACAACAAACAACGAAGAATCGCGCCCCAAACGGCAATTTTTTAGCGCGAACAATGAGAGACACGCTTCACCGAATCGCAATTATGGCAATGAGCGGAGACCAAATCAGGAAGGATCCCGTTCAACCGGCAGGCCTTACAACAAACCCTACGACAGGCAGTCTTCAGACAGGCCCTACGATCGTCAATCCTCTGACAGGTCATACGATCGCCAATCCTCCGACAGGAATTACAATCGTCAACCGTCAGAGAGATCTTACAACCGCAACTGGGAAGATGCGCCACAGGGAAACAGTTACGGCAATCAGGAAGGTGCACCCAGAAAACGTCGCCCCAGAGTGGGAGAGCGTCCGGCTCCTCAGAGGAGGGGTCCGGGAGGTCCTCAGCAAGGCAATCGCAGTTGGGGAGGCCCCTCTCAGCAACGGAACGATCAGAGCACCATGGGCCCGGGCGGCAAGAGGCTGAAGAAGAAAAAACCATTCAAGCAGATCAAGTACAAGGAGAGTGCTGACCCCAACGCACCCATTCGCCTGAACAAATACCTTGCCAACGCCGGGATATGCTCCCGCCGTGAAGCCGATGAGTTCATCACCGCCGGTGTGGTGAAGGTGAATGGGGAGGTGGTGACCGAACTGGGTACCAAGATAACCCGTGCCGATGAGGTGATGTTCCACAACCAGCCGGTGCGACTGGAGAGCAAGGTCTATGTACTGCTGAACAAACCGAAAGGATTTGTCACCACCACCGACGACCCGGAAAACCGCAAGACGGTGATGGAACTGGTGAAGAGTGCCTGCTCCGAGCGTATTTACCCTGTAGGGCGTCTCGACAGGGCTACCACGGGAGTGCTGCTGCTCACCAACGATGGTGACCTGGCATCCAAATTAACACATCCGAAGTATGAGAAACGGAAGATCTACCAGGTGTGGCTCGACAAACCGGTAGTCATGGAACACATGCAGGCCATCGCCGACGGAATAGAACTGGAGGATGGCGAGATTCATGCCGATGCCATCAGCTACGTGACCGAGGAGGATCTCACCCAAGTAGGCATCGAGATACACTCGGGCAAGAACCGTGTGGTGCGCCGTATGTTCGAGAAGCTGGGTTACCGCGTACTGAAGCTCGACAGGGTTTATTTCGCAGGTCTCACCAAGAAAAAACTCTCGCGCGGCAAGTGGCGTTACCTCTCGGAACAGGAAGTGAACATGCTCCGCATGGGTGCCTTCGATTAA
- a CDS encoding undecaprenyl-diphosphate phosphatase, whose amino-acid sequence MTFIEAIIIAIVEGLTEFLPVSSTGHMIITQSLLGMESSEFVKAYTVIIQFGAILSVVVLYWKRFFRLNHTERPQEGIQDTPSSKQRIVQSGKNFLYKYDFYWKLFIAVLPAGVIGLLMGDLIDSMLESVTVVAVMLVIGGVFMLFVDRWFNRPVADQSMSWQRALKIGFFQCIAMIPGVSRSMATIVGGMGTGLNRKNAAEFSFFLAVPTMAAAAGYKLYQLLKDPVQMDMLSDHFLLLFIGNLVAFLVAMLAIRFFIDFLTRYGFKAFGYYRIIVGGILLILIVAGVNVSM is encoded by the coding sequence ATGACGTTTATTGAAGCAATTATCATTGCCATCGTTGAGGGACTGACTGAGTTTCTCCCTGTCTCTTCAACTGGACATATGATTATCACCCAATCGTTGCTCGGTATGGAGAGCAGTGAATTTGTGAAAGCCTACACCGTAATCATTCAGTTTGGGGCGATTCTCTCAGTTGTGGTACTCTACTGGAAGCGTTTTTTTCGACTCAATCACACTGAGAGACCACAAGAGGGGATCCAGGACACACCCTCTTCCAAACAAAGAATTGTTCAATCCGGGAAGAACTTTCTGTACAAATATGATTTTTACTGGAAACTTTTCATCGCGGTCCTGCCGGCAGGTGTTATTGGACTGCTGATGGGTGACCTGATTGACAGCATGCTCGAGAGCGTAACCGTGGTGGCAGTAATGCTGGTGATCGGAGGTGTTTTCATGCTCTTTGTGGACCGCTGGTTCAACCGTCCCGTGGCTGACCAGTCGATGAGCTGGCAGAGGGCACTCAAGATCGGTTTCTTCCAGTGCATAGCCATGATACCCGGGGTGTCCCGTTCAATGGCTACCATCGTGGGTGGAATGGGAACAGGACTCAATCGCAAGAATGCCGCCGAGTTCTCATTCTTCCTGGCTGTGCCCACAATGGCTGCGGCAGCAGGCTACAAACTCTACCAGCTTTTAAAAGACCCTGTTCAAATGGATATGCTTTCCGATCACTTCTTACTGCTGTTCATCGGCAATCTGGTGGCATTCCTGGTGGCAATGCTGGCCATTCGCTTTTTCATTGATTTTCTTACCAGGTATGGCTTCAAAGCCTTCGGCTACTATCGTATCATTGTGGGAGGAATCCTACTCATCCTGATCGTGGCAGGTGTGAATGTAAGCATGTGA
- the lepA gene encoding elongation factor 4 yields the protein MNKIRNFCIIAHIDHGKSTLADRLLEFTKTVEGKDLQAQVLDSMDLERERGITIKSHAIEMAYQYEGENYTLNLIDTPGHVDFSYEVSRSIAACEGALLVVDAAQGIQAQTISNVYMAIEHDLEIIPVLNKVDLESAMPDEVEDQIVDLLGCKREEVIRASGKTGIGIEAILKAIIERVPAPVGDPEAPLQALIFDSVFNPFRGIIAYFKIVNGSIRKGDLVKFINTGKEYEADEVGILRLSMVPRDVVHCGDVGYIISGIKTSKEVKVGDTITHVKRPASKAIAGFEEVKPMVFAGVYPIESEDFENLRASLEKLQLNDASLTFQPESSVALGFGFRCGFLGLLHMEIIQERLEREFNMDVITTVPNVSYKVYDKKGEMKEVHNPSGLPDPTLIERIEEPFIRASVITSTAYIGSIMTLCLGKRGVLIKQEYISGDRVEIIYDLPLGEIVIDFYDKLKSISKGYASFDYHMHDFRPSRLVKMDILLNGEPVDALSTLTHNDNAQAFGRRMCEKLKELIPRQQFDIAIQAAIGAKIIARETVKAVRKDVTAKCYGGDISRKRKLLEKQKEGKKRMKQVGNVEVPQKAFLAVLKLD from the coding sequence ATGAATAAGATACGCAACTTTTGCATCATTGCCCACATTGACCATGGTAAGAGCACCCTGGCCGACCGCCTGCTGGAGTTCACCAAAACGGTGGAAGGAAAAGACCTGCAGGCGCAGGTGCTCGACAGCATGGATCTGGAGCGGGAACGAGGCATCACCATCAAGAGTCACGCCATCGAGATGGCCTATCAGTATGAGGGGGAGAACTACACCCTCAATCTGATTGACACCCCGGGACATGTGGACTTCTCATACGAGGTGTCGCGCTCCATCGCCGCCTGCGAGGGAGCCTTGCTGGTGGTGGACGCCGCTCAAGGGATTCAGGCACAGACCATCTCGAATGTCTACATGGCCATCGAGCATGACCTGGAGATCATCCCGGTACTCAACAAGGTGGATCTGGAGAGCGCCATGCCCGACGAGGTGGAAGACCAGATCGTGGACCTGCTGGGCTGTAAGCGCGAGGAGGTGATCCGTGCCAGCGGCAAGACAGGCATCGGCATCGAGGCGATCCTTAAAGCGATCATCGAGCGGGTACCCGCGCCAGTGGGTGATCCGGAGGCACCGCTGCAGGCGTTGATCTTCGACTCTGTGTTCAATCCCTTCCGCGGCATCATCGCCTACTTCAAGATCGTGAACGGCTCCATCCGCAAGGGCGACCTGGTGAAGTTCATCAACACCGGCAAGGAATATGAGGCCGATGAGGTGGGGATCCTGCGTCTTTCCATGGTGCCCCGCGATGTGGTGCACTGTGGTGATGTAGGGTACATAATCTCCGGGATCAAAACCTCTAAGGAGGTGAAGGTAGGTGATACCATCACCCACGTGAAGCGGCCTGCCAGTAAGGCTATTGCCGGCTTCGAAGAGGTGAAGCCGATGGTCTTCGCGGGGGTATACCCGATAGAGAGTGAAGATTTTGAGAACCTGCGTGCCTCGCTCGAAAAGCTGCAACTCAATGACGCCTCACTTACCTTTCAACCGGAGTCGTCCGTAGCCTTGGGCTTTGGCTTTCGCTGCGGCTTCCTGGGATTGCTTCACATGGAGATTATTCAGGAGCGGCTGGAACGTGAGTTCAACATGGACGTGATCACCACCGTGCCCAACGTATCGTACAAAGTGTACGACAAGAAGGGGGAGATGAAGGAAGTACACAACCCCAGCGGGTTGCCCGATCCAACGCTGATTGAGCGGATCGAAGAGCCTTTCATCCGTGCTTCGGTGATTACCAGCACCGCCTATATCGGTTCCATCATGACGCTCTGCCTTGGTAAGCGGGGAGTGCTGATCAAGCAGGAGTATATCTCTGGCGACCGGGTGGAGATCATTTACGACCTGCCGCTGGGCGAGATTGTGATTGACTTCTACGATAAGTTGAAGAGCATCTCAAAGGGGTATGCCTCATTCGACTACCACATGCATGACTTCCGGCCCTCCAGGCTGGTGAAGATGGATATCCTGCTCAACGGTGAGCCGGTGGATGCCCTCTCCACGTTGACTCACAACGACAATGCACAGGCATTCGGACGACGCATGTGCGAGAAGCTTAAGGAGCTGATTCCACGCCAGCAGTTCGACATTGCAATCCAGGCTGCCATCGGTGCCAAGATCATCGCCCGTGAGACGGTGAAGGCGGTACGCAAGGATGTGACCGCCAAGTGTTACGGCGGGGACATCTCCCGAAAACGAAAGCTGCTGGAGAAACAGAAGGAGGGCAAGAAGCGTATGAAGCAGGTGGGCAACGTAGAGGTGCCGCAGAAAGCGTTCCTGGCGGTACTGAAGTTGGATTAG
- the truB gene encoding tRNA pseudouridine(55) synthase TruB encodes MTDFIEGAVLYIDKPLHWSSFRVVRVVRAKLCQKLGLKKLKVGHAGTLDPLATGVMTLCTGRMTKQIDRLQAETKEYLATIRLGATTPSFDIETAVDGEYPTDHITPQLVEEALARFTGEIMQIPPMFSAVKVDGKRAYELARKNEDIELKPKLLVIDSIELMTCNLPDITIRVICSKGTYIRALARDIGEALHSGAHLTALTRTRVGEVTLDQCLKMEEVDLFLDQQIGRSVTESKQ; translated from the coding sequence ATGACTGATTTTATTGAAGGTGCTGTCTTATATATTGATAAACCGTTGCATTGGAGCTCCTTCCGTGTGGTGCGAGTAGTAAGAGCCAAATTGTGTCAGAAACTGGGCCTCAAAAAACTAAAAGTGGGACATGCCGGAACGCTCGATCCCCTCGCTACCGGGGTGATGACCCTCTGTACCGGCCGGATGACCAAGCAGATTGATCGATTACAGGCAGAAACAAAAGAGTACCTGGCAACTATTCGCTTGGGGGCAACAACACCCTCATTTGATATTGAAACCGCAGTAGATGGTGAATATCCTACCGATCACATCACCCCACAACTGGTGGAAGAGGCACTCGCCCGATTCACAGGTGAGATCATGCAAATACCCCCAATGTTCTCTGCCGTGAAGGTGGATGGCAAGAGAGCATATGAACTAGCCCGCAAAAATGAAGATATTGAACTTAAACCCAAATTATTGGTTATAGATAGTATCGAGCTGATGACATGCAATTTGCCCGATATCACCATCCGGGTGATATGCAGCAAAGGCACCTACATAAGAGCATTGGCCCGGGACATCGGTGAGGCGCTGCATTCGGGTGCACATCTCACTGCCCTTACCCGTACAAGGGTAGGGGAGGTGACCCTGGATCAATGTCTGAAGATGGAGGAGGTAGACCTTTTTCTGGATCAACAGATTGGCAGAAGCGTTACAGAGAGCAAACAGTAG
- a CDS encoding cell division protein FtsX encodes MSNKKKVSVIRFLNAKITSTISITLVLVLLGVTLLILFTGNSLSKQVKENMSFNVMLSAGISESQITNIRRNLDAQPFVRSSRFISKEEAKEQLIKELGDDPEELLGYNPALDCIEIFLHSEYANSDSIAVINNVIREESNVTDLLYQQEAIDLINNNLSKVMSVLLVLALVLLFISFTLIRNTIRLSVYSKRFIIHTMKLVGATGSFIRKPFVVNNIYTGIISGILADGIILVLISYFNREYATIQPIISNADLGIIFTAVVLMGVLISTLATLFAVNRYLKMRSDQLYYV; translated from the coding sequence ATGTCAAACAAGAAAAAAGTATCTGTTATCCGTTTTTTAAATGCGAAGATCACCTCCACCATCAGCATTACACTGGTGCTGGTACTGTTGGGTGTGACCTTGCTAATCCTGTTCACCGGCAACAGCCTCTCGAAACAGGTTAAAGAGAACATGAGTTTCAATGTAATGCTCTCTGCCGGTATCAGTGAATCTCAGATCACCAACATACGACGCAATCTCGATGCGCAACCCTTTGTGCGATCTTCGCGTTTCATCAGTAAGGAGGAGGCCAAAGAGCAGCTGATCAAGGAGCTGGGTGATGATCCAGAAGAGTTGCTTGGCTACAACCCCGCTCTCGATTGCATTGAGATCTTCCTACACTCAGAGTATGCCAACAGTGACAGCATTGCCGTAATCAACAACGTTATCCGTGAGGAGAGCAATGTCACCGATTTGCTATACCAGCAGGAAGCAATAGACCTGATAAACAACAACCTGTCGAAAGTGATGTCGGTGTTGCTGGTGCTCGCCTTGGTGCTGCTTTTCATCTCTTTCACGTTGATTCGCAACACCATCCGGCTCAGTGTTTACTCTAAGCGGTTCATCATTCACACCATGAAACTGGTGGGTGCTACCGGTAGTTTCATTCGTAAACCATTTGTGGTAAACAACATCTATACCGGTATCATTTCCGGCATCCTCGCGGATGGTATCATCTTGGTACTGATCAGCTATTTCAACAGGGAGTACGCAACTATTCAACCCATCATCTCCAATGCCGATCTGGGAATCATATTCACGGCGGTTGTCCTGATGGGAGTTCTGATTTCCACACTTGCCACTCTGTTCGCCGTGAACAGATACCTGAAGATGCGTTCCGATCAGCTTTATTATGTATAA
- a CDS encoding TonB-dependent receptor, translated as MASTAICVLPISAIGQTVSDTIGLPEVVVTERFSDREIRATAPRYILTGEQIGQLNALQLSDAVKYLPGVTIRDYGGIGGLKTISVRSLGAHHTAVSYNGITLSDQQTGQIDIGRFSLENVDRVTLHNGQDDRIFRPARSFVSASVLEIITSEPRFNGNEWLNGKVSLRGGSYGLYNPSLLINSKLSERVSATFSGEWMSSRGDYPYLLSYGTSAGDSTSRERRINSDVENLRLEGSLHAKFSASSRGDLHLYYFSSERGLPGATIYYNTLHDAGQRLWDRNFFLQGHFEHTFSSKWLFQTNGKYQRGYLRYLDPTYLGVSGKVEDVFTQNEHYGSLSALYRAFPNLSFSASTDLISATMHANRKGFVIPTRLTSHTVIATKWVSEQLLATASLLHTQTFESADNGVAGTNRTRFSPYLSVSFKPFHTHDLRMRAFYKKSFRLPTFNDLYFPQVGVRNLQPEDAEQFNIGLTFGTTNDELLQQFTITADTYHNRVENKIVAYPTRNLHQWAMVNVGKVIINGIDLSLEGSTAVTDEMMLHAGSSYTWQTAIDHTDRQQVSFGHQLPYTPHHSGSSRMALEIKQLQVAYTLIWSGKRYSNGYNDAAYRMERYADHSISLQKSFNTSLGRLMLVGEVLNLTNKNYEIVRNYPMPGRSFRLTLSIHF; from the coding sequence TTGGCAAGTACAGCTATTTGTGTACTGCCCATTAGTGCTATTGGACAGACGGTTTCCGACACAATCGGTCTTCCTGAAGTGGTGGTTACCGAGCGCTTCAGTGACCGCGAGATCCGGGCAACTGCACCCCGGTATATCCTTACAGGGGAACAAATAGGACAACTTAATGCCCTTCAGCTTTCTGATGCGGTGAAGTATCTTCCGGGAGTCACCATCCGCGATTATGGCGGCATTGGGGGACTGAAAACGATCTCTGTACGGAGTCTTGGGGCACACCACACGGCAGTAAGTTACAACGGAATTACCCTCTCAGATCAGCAGACGGGGCAGATCGACATCGGTCGCTTTTCGCTCGAGAACGTAGATAGGGTGACCCTCCACAACGGGCAAGATGATCGTATCTTTCGGCCTGCACGCTCCTTTGTTTCCGCTTCGGTATTGGAGATCATCACCTCTGAACCCCGTTTTAACGGGAACGAATGGTTGAATGGTAAGGTATCTCTGCGTGGTGGTTCTTATGGACTCTATAACCCCTCCCTTCTTATTAACAGTAAGCTTTCGGAGAGGGTAAGTGCCACCTTCAGCGGTGAGTGGATGAGTTCCCGCGGAGATTATCCCTATTTGCTAAGTTACGGCACTTCTGCAGGTGACAGTACTTCCCGGGAGCGTCGCATCAACAGCGATGTGGAAAACCTGCGCCTGGAAGGGTCTCTGCATGCCAAATTCTCTGCCAGCAGCCGGGGTGATTTACATCTCTACTATTTCAGTTCAGAACGAGGTCTTCCGGGAGCCACCATCTACTATAACACACTCCATGATGCCGGTCAACGATTGTGGGACAGGAACTTCTTTCTGCAGGGACATTTCGAGCATACCTTCTCCAGCAAGTGGTTGTTTCAGACCAACGGTAAGTACCAGCGGGGCTACCTGCGTTACCTTGATCCCACCTACCTGGGTGTATCTGGAAAAGTTGAGGATGTCTTCACACAAAATGAGCATTACGGCTCTCTATCAGCACTCTACCGTGCTTTTCCCAACCTCTCCTTTTCTGCCTCCACCGACCTGATATCGGCCACCATGCATGCTAACCGAAAGGGATTTGTTATTCCCACCCGACTTACTTCCCATACAGTAATTGCCACAAAGTGGGTCAGTGAACAATTGCTTGCTACTGCCAGCCTACTTCACACGCAGACATTCGAGTCCGCCGACAATGGTGTAGCAGGCACCAATCGCACCCGATTTTCACCCTACCTGAGTGTATCTTTCAAGCCTTTCCACACGCATGATTTACGTATGCGTGCCTTTTATAAGAAGAGCTTCCGGTTGCCCACCTTCAACGATCTCTACTTTCCGCAGGTGGGAGTGCGGAACTTGCAGCCGGAAGATGCAGAGCAGTTCAACATCGGACTCACCTTCGGCACCACCAACGATGAGCTGTTGCAGCAGTTTACAATTACGGCTGATACCTATCACAACCGGGTAGAAAACAAGATAGTAGCCTACCCCACCCGCAACTTGCACCAGTGGGCAATGGTAAACGTTGGCAAAGTGATCATTAACGGTATTGACCTTTCGTTGGAGGGCTCGACAGCTGTGACCGACGAGATGATGCTCCATGCCGGGAGCAGTTACACCTGGCAGACAGCTATCGACCACACGGACCGCCAACAGGTGAGCTTTGGACATCAACTCCCCTATACCCCCCACCACTCGGGGTCTTCCCGAATGGCCCTGGAGATTAAACAATTGCAGGTTGCCTACACCCTGATTTGGTCGGGCAAACGCTACAGCAACGGCTATAACGATGCTGCCTATCGAATGGAGAGGTATGCCGATCACAGCATCTCCCTTCAGAAATCCTTCAACACATCCCTGGGGAGGCTTATGCTGGTAGGAGAAGTGCTGAATCTGACAAACAAGAACTACGAAATCGTCCGCAACTATCCTATGCCCGGCCGATCCTTCCGATTGACACTATCTATTCACTTTTAA
- a CDS encoding HD domain-containing protein — translation MNISTEDIKAHIDTPLFRLISRTADEMQLGCYLIGGYVRDFFLYRPSNDIDVVAIGKGIDLATAVALKLGREAHLTLFKNFGTAQIKYKEFEIEFVGARKESYRSDSRKPIVEDGTLEDDQRRRDFTINAMAFCLNNNRFGEFLDPFGGMQDLEDLIIRTPLDPDITFSDDPLRMMRAVRFAAQLGFDIHPDSFDAIDRNKERISIVSMERITDELNKIILSPKPSVGFILLEKTGLLEILFPEFTALKGVETKEGIGHKDNFYHTLSVLDNIARETDDLWLRWAAIMHDIAKPVTKRWDPKLGWTFHNHNFIGEKMVPHIFRRMKLPQNEKMKYVQKLVSLHMRPMQLVEDEVTDSAVRRLLFDAGDDIEHLMTLCEADITSKNPVKVRRFVSNFKILRRKLREIEEKDRVRNFQPPVDGNEIMTLFGLPECREVGILKAAIKDAILDGIIPNEHDDAYRYMMARAQEMGLKPVKEG, via the coding sequence ATGAACATTTCCACGGAAGATATAAAGGCACATATTGATACCCCACTATTCAGGTTGATCTCTCGCACTGCCGATGAGATGCAGTTGGGATGTTACTTGATTGGCGGGTATGTGCGTGATTTCTTCCTCTATCGTCCCTCGAATGATATCGATGTGGTTGCCATCGGAAAAGGTATTGACCTGGCAACTGCAGTCGCGCTCAAGCTGGGCAGGGAAGCGCACCTAACTCTTTTTAAAAACTTCGGTACAGCACAGATCAAATACAAAGAATTTGAGATTGAATTTGTGGGTGCCCGAAAGGAGTCATACCGGAGCGATTCACGCAAGCCCATCGTGGAGGACGGCACATTGGAGGATGATCAGCGGCGACGCGACTTTACCATAAACGCAATGGCTTTCTGCCTGAACAATAATCGCTTCGGGGAGTTTCTGGATCCCTTTGGGGGCATGCAGGACCTGGAGGATCTGATTATCCGTACGCCACTCGACCCCGACATTACCTTCAGTGATGACCCACTGCGAATGATGCGTGCTGTTCGTTTTGCTGCTCAGCTGGGTTTTGACATACACCCCGATAGCTTCGACGCCATTGATCGCAACAAGGAACGTATCTCCATCGTTTCCATGGAACGAATCACCGATGAGTTGAACAAGATCATTCTCTCACCCAAGCCCTCTGTCGGTTTCATCCTGCTCGAAAAAACAGGGCTTCTGGAGATACTCTTTCCGGAGTTCACAGCATTGAAGGGTGTAGAGACCAAAGAGGGGATAGGGCACAAGGACAATTTTTATCACACGCTCTCCGTGTTGGACAACATTGCCCGTGAAACAGATGATCTCTGGTTACGGTGGGCAGCAATAATGCACGACATCGCCAAGCCGGTGACCAAGCGTTGGGACCCCAAGTTGGGATGGACTTTTCACAACCATAACTTCATTGGCGAGAAGATGGTCCCCCATATTTTCCGGAGGATGAAGTTGCCCCAGAATGAGAAGATGAAGTATGTGCAGAAGCTGGTCTCCCTCCACATGCGACCTATGCAGCTGGTAGAGGATGAGGTTACCGACTCGGCTGTGCGGCGATTGCTCTTCGATGCCGGTGACGACATTGAACACCTGATGACTCTTTGTGAAGCTGATATTACTTCTAAGAACCCAGTCAAGGTACGTCGTTTTGTGTCCAACTTCAAAATCTTACGTCGTAAGCTTCGTGAAATTGAGGAGAAAGACCGGGTTCGTAACTTCCAGCCACCTGTCGATGGCAATGAGATCATGACGCTATTTGGCCTTCCCGAATGCAGGGAGGTAGGTATCCTGAAGGCGGCTATTAAAGATGCTATCCTCGACGGGATAATTCCCAACGAGCATGATGATGCATATCGTTATATGATGGCACGTGCCCAGGAGATGGGGCTCAAACCGGTGAAAGAGGGTTGA
- a CDS encoding DUF3098 domain-containing protein: MSQKNLALSKTNLIICGIAVLLIIAGLLLMTGPSTTESGFEPDIFSVRRIRVAPVVALSGFVLMIVGILYPSNKGKKEE; the protein is encoded by the coding sequence ATGTCTCAGAAGAACTTAGCGTTAAGCAAAACAAACCTGATTATTTGCGGCATAGCTGTCCTGCTAATCATTGCCGGACTACTGCTAATGACAGGACCTTCCACCACCGAGAGCGGTTTTGAACCGGATATATTTAGCGTGAGAAGGATCAGGGTGGCACCAGTGGTTGCCCTTTCAGGCTTTGTCCTGATGATAGTTGGAATTCTCTATCCGTCCAACAAAGGGAAAAAAGAGGAATAG
- the asnS gene encoding asparagine--tRNA ligase, whose product MKQIKRTKISEALQLKSFGDEVNVKGWVRTRRGNKNVGFVALNDGSTINNIQIVIDIAQFGEEFLKPITTGACINVNGRLVESQGQGQTVEIQATEVEIYGGADPTVYPLQKKGHSLEFLREIAHLRPRTNTFGAIYRMRHHMSYAIHKFYNDRGFYYFHTPIITASDAEGAGSMFNVTTLDAANPPRNEEGKVDYSEDFFGMQTNLTVSGQLEGELGAMALGAIYTFGPTFRAENSNTPRHLAEFWMIEPEVAFYDNNDNMDLAEDFLKYLIGYALEHCSEDIAFLAKMYDNELVDRLKFVVENDFVRLTYTEGVKILEESGEKFEFPVYWGADLQSEHERYLVEKHFKRPVILTDYPREIKSFYMKQNDDGKTVRAMDVLFPKIGEIIGGSEREADYDKLMKRIEETGMHTDPIWWYLETRKFGTAPHAGFGLGFERLMLFVTGMTNIRDVIPFPRTPNNAEF is encoded by the coding sequence ATGAAGCAAATCAAACGAACAAAAATCTCGGAAGCACTCCAATTGAAAAGCTTCGGAGACGAGGTGAACGTAAAGGGGTGGGTACGCACCCGAAGGGGAAACAAGAATGTGGGTTTCGTCGCACTGAATGACGGATCGACCATCAATAACATACAGATTGTGATTGACATCGCGCAATTTGGTGAAGAGTTTCTTAAGCCCATCACCACCGGTGCCTGTATCAATGTGAACGGCCGACTGGTGGAGTCGCAGGGACAGGGTCAGACCGTGGAGATCCAGGCCACAGAGGTGGAGATCTACGGCGGGGCTGATCCTACTGTGTATCCGCTGCAGAAGAAGGGACACTCGCTGGAATTCCTGCGTGAGATCGCTCACCTGCGCCCCCGCACCAACACCTTCGGTGCCATTTACCGTATGCGTCACCACATGTCATATGCCATCCACAAGTTCTACAACGACCGGGGTTTTTATTATTTCCATACCCCCATCATCACTGCTTCGGATGCAGAAGGAGCCGGCTCAATGTTCAATGTGACCACGCTCGATGCAGCCAACCCGCCACGCAATGAGGAGGGAAAAGTAGACTACTCGGAGGATTTCTTCGGGATGCAGACCAACCTCACCGTTTCGGGACAACTGGAGGGTGAGCTGGGAGCGATGGCACTGGGTGCCATCTACACCTTCGGACCCACCTTTCGTGCCGAGAACTCCAATACACCGCGCCACCTGGCCGAGTTTTGGATGATTGAACCGGAGGTTGCCTTCTATGACAACAACGACAACATGGATCTTGCGGAGGATTTCCTGAAGTACCTGATCGGGTATGCATTGGAGCACTGCAGCGAGGACATCGCATTCCTGGCCAAGATGTATGACAACGAGCTGGTAGACCGGCTGAAGTTCGTGGTGGAGAACGATTTCGTGCGACTCACCTACACTGAGGGGGTGAAGATCCTTGAGGAATCGGGAGAAAAATTTGAGTTCCCCGTTTACTGGGGTGCCGACCTGCAGTCCGAGCATGAACGCTATCTCGTTGAGAAGCACTTCAAGCGTCCGGTGATTCTGACCGATTACCCGCGCGAGATCAAGTCGTTTTACATGAAGCAGAACGATGACGGCAAGACCGTACGCGCCATGGACGTGCTCTTCCCAAAGATCGGCGAGATCATTGGCGGATCGGAGCGTGAAGCGGACTACGACAAGCTGATGAAACGAATCGAAGAGACCGGCATGCATACCGATCCCATATGGTGGTACCTTGAGACGCGCAAGTTCGGCACAGCCCCGCACGCTGGCTTCGGTCTGGGCTTCGAGCGACTGATGCTCTTCGTCACAGGGATGACCAACATTCGTGACGTGATACCTTTCCCTCGCACACCAAACAACGCGGAATTTTAA